From one Dyella sp. 2HG41-7 genomic stretch:
- the tuf gene encoding elongation factor Tu, producing MAKGKFERTKPHVNVGTIGHVDHGKTTLTAALTKIGAERFGGEFKAYDQIDAAPEEKARGITISTAHVEYESPTRHYAHVDCPGHADYVKNMITGAAQMDGAILVCSAADGPMPQTREHILLSRQVGVPYIVVFLNKADMVDDAELLELVEMEVRELLSKYEFPGDDTPIIKGSALKALEGDQSEIGVPAIIKLVDALDTYIPEPVRVLDKAFLMPVEDVFSISGRGTVVTGRVETGIIKVGDEIEIVGLKPTVKTTVTGVEMFRKLLDQGQAGDNVGLLLRGTKREDVERGQVLAKPGSITPHTDFEGEIYVLSKEEGGRHTPFFSNYRPQFYFRTTDVTGAIKLPEGTEMVMPGDNVKISVTLIAPIAMQEGLRFAIREGGRTVGAGVVAKILK from the coding sequence ATGGCAAAGGGTAAATTCGAACGCACCAAGCCACACGTGAACGTGGGCACGATTGGTCACGTGGACCACGGCAAGACGACGCTGACGGCAGCGCTGACGAAGATCGGCGCCGAGCGTTTCGGTGGTGAATTCAAGGCGTACGACCAGATCGACGCGGCGCCGGAAGAAAAGGCGCGCGGTATCACGATCTCCACGGCGCACGTGGAATACGAATCGCCGACCCGCCACTACGCGCACGTGGATTGCCCGGGCCACGCCGACTACGTGAAGAACATGATCACGGGTGCGGCGCAGATGGACGGCGCGATCCTGGTGTGCTCGGCCGCCGACGGCCCGATGCCGCAGACGCGCGAACACATCCTGCTCAGCCGTCAGGTGGGCGTGCCCTACATCGTCGTGTTCCTGAACAAGGCCGACATGGTGGACGACGCGGAGCTCTTGGAACTCGTCGAAATGGAAGTGCGCGAGCTGCTGTCCAAGTACGAATTCCCGGGCGACGACACCCCGATCATCAAGGGTTCGGCGCTGAAGGCGCTGGAAGGCGACCAGTCCGAAATCGGCGTGCCGGCGATCATCAAGCTGGTGGATGCGCTGGACACCTACATCCCGGAACCGGTGCGCGTGCTGGACAAGGCCTTCCTGATGCCGGTGGAAGACGTGTTCTCGATCTCCGGCCGTGGCACCGTGGTGACCGGTCGTGTGGAGACGGGCATCATCAAGGTCGGCGACGAAATCGAAATCGTGGGCCTGAAGCCCACGGTCAAGACCACCGTGACCGGCGTGGAAATGTTCCGCAAGCTGCTCGACCAGGGTCAGGCCGGCGACAACGTGGGTCTGCTGCTGCGCGGCACGAAGCGTGAAGACGTCGAGCGTGGCCAGGTGTTGGCCAAGCCCGGTTCGATCACCCCGCACACCGACTTCGAAGGCGAGATCTACGTGCTGTCGAAGGAAGAAGGCGGCCGTCACACCCCGTTCTTCAGCAACTACCGCCCGCAGTTCTACTTCCGTACGACGGACGTGACCGGAGCGATCAAGTTGCCGGAAGGCACGGAAATGGTGATGCCGGGCGACAACGTGAAGATCTCGGTGACGTTGATTGCGCCGATCGCGATGCAGGAAGGTCTGCGTTTCGCGATTCGCGAAGGTGGCCGCACCGTCGGCGCCGGCGTCGTCGCGAAGATCCTCAAGTAA
- the fusA gene encoding elongation factor G, translating to MARTTPIERYRNFGIMAHIDAGKTTTTERILFYTGVSHKIGEVHDGAATMDWMEQEQERGITITSAATTAFWKGMDRSLPEHRFNIIDTPGHVDFTIEVERSLRVLDGAVFVLCAVGGVQPQSETVWRQANKYNVPRLAFVNKMDRTGANFSKVVDQLKSRLGAHPVPMQVPIGAEDNFEGVIDLIKMKAIIWDMESQGMKFEYQDIPANLKDAAEKARNFMVESAAETSEELMNKYLEEGDLTEDEVIKGLRAGTLSNTLIPVFCGTAFKNKGVQAMLDAVIQLLPSPADRPPVKGIDENDHEASRTADDNAPFSSLAFKIMTDPFVGSLTFFRVYSGTLNSGDAVYNPVKSKKERIGRILQMHANERQEIKEVRAGDIAAAVGLKDVTTGDTLCSQDHVITLERMTFPEPVISMAVEPKTKSDQEKMGIALGRLAAEDPSFRVRTDEESGQTIIAGMGELHLDIIVDRMRREFNVEANVGKPQVAYRETIQGAYKADFKHAKQSGGKGQYGHVVIEFSRMNDADLKNPDVKDDFLFVNDITGGVVPKEYIPSVEKGLRESITSGQLAGFPVVGVKAKLVFGSYHDVDSSEMAFKIAAHGAFRELFKEGAKQSQPILLEPIMKVEIVTPEDYLGDVMGDVSRRRGVLQGSDDTPSGKTIDAMIPLGEMFGYATALRSQTQGRATFTMEFDHYEPAPNNIAEQVMKKA from the coding sequence GTGGCACGCACCACCCCAATCGAGCGCTACCGCAACTTCGGCATCATGGCCCACATCGATGCCGGTAAGACCACCACCACGGAGCGCATCCTGTTCTACACCGGCGTCAGTCACAAGATTGGCGAGGTGCATGACGGCGCGGCGACGATGGATTGGATGGAGCAGGAGCAGGAGCGCGGCATCACCATTACGTCGGCGGCAACGACGGCGTTTTGGAAGGGGATGGATCGCTCTCTGCCCGAGCACCGCTTCAACATCATCGACACGCCAGGCCACGTGGACTTCACCATTGAGGTGGAGCGTTCGTTGCGTGTGCTCGATGGCGCGGTGTTCGTGCTTTGCGCCGTGGGTGGCGTGCAGCCGCAGTCCGAAACAGTGTGGCGCCAAGCCAACAAGTACAACGTGCCTCGCCTTGCGTTCGTCAACAAGATGGATCGCACCGGTGCGAATTTCAGTAAGGTCGTCGACCAGCTGAAGTCGCGCCTGGGTGCCCATCCGGTGCCGATGCAGGTGCCGATCGGCGCGGAAGACAACTTCGAAGGCGTGATCGACCTCATCAAGATGAAGGCGATCATCTGGGATATGGAATCCCAGGGCATGAAGTTCGAGTACCAGGACATCCCGGCCAACCTGAAAGACGCTGCCGAAAAGGCGCGCAACTTCATGGTGGAATCGGCCGCGGAAACGTCCGAAGAACTGATGAACAAGTACTTGGAAGAGGGCGACCTTACCGAGGACGAAGTCATAAAGGGTTTGCGCGCTGGCACGTTGTCGAACACGCTGATTCCGGTGTTCTGCGGTACCGCGTTCAAGAACAAGGGCGTGCAGGCCATGCTCGACGCAGTGATTCAGTTGCTGCCGTCGCCGGCCGATCGTCCGCCCGTCAAGGGCATCGACGAGAACGATCACGAAGCCAGCCGCACGGCTGACGACAATGCACCGTTCTCTTCGCTCGCATTCAAGATCATGACCGATCCGTTCGTTGGTTCGCTCACGTTCTTCCGCGTTTACTCGGGCACGCTGAACTCCGGCGACGCCGTGTACAACCCGGTGAAATCGAAGAAAGAGCGCATCGGTCGCATCCTGCAGATGCACGCGAACGAGCGTCAGGAAATCAAGGAAGTGCGCGCCGGCGATATCGCCGCTGCGGTCGGCCTGAAAGATGTCACCACGGGCGACACGCTGTGCTCGCAAGATCACGTGATCACGCTGGAGCGCATGACGTTCCCGGAACCGGTGATCTCGATGGCGGTCGAGCCGAAGACCAAGTCCGACCAGGAAAAGATGGGTATCGCGCTGGGTCGCCTGGCTGCGGAAGATCCGTCGTTCCGCGTGCGCACCGACGAAGAATCGGGCCAGACCATCATCGCCGGCATGGGCGAGCTGCATCTGGACATTATCGTCGATCGCATGCGTCGCGAGTTCAATGTGGAAGCGAACGTCGGCAAGCCGCAGGTGGCTTACCGCGAAACGATCCAAGGTGCGTACAAGGCGGACTTCAAGCACGCCAAGCAGTCCGGTGGTAAGGGTCAGTACGGTCACGTGGTCATCGAGTTCTCTCGCATGAACGATGCGGATCTCAAAAACCCGGACGTGAAGGATGACTTCCTGTTCGTCAACGACATTACGGGCGGTGTGGTTCCCAAGGAATACATCCCGTCGGTGGAAAAAGGCTTGCGCGAATCGATCACCAGCGGCCAGCTTGCTGGCTTTCCGGTGGTTGGTGTGAAGGCGAAGCTGGTGTTCGGTTCCTACCACGACGTCGACTCGTCGGAAATGGCCTTCAAGATCGCCGCGCACGGCGCGTTCCGCGAGCTCTTCAAGGAGGGCGCGAAGCAATCGCAGCCGATCCTGCTCGAGCCGATCATGAAGGTCGAAATCGTGACGCCCGAGGATTACCTCGGCGACGTGATGGGCGACGTAAGCCGTCGTCGTGGTGTGCTCCAGGGTTCTGACGATACGCCGTCCGGCAAGACCATCGACGCGATGATTCCGCTTGGTGAGATGTTCGGTTACGCCACGGCGCTTCGCTCGCAGACGCAGGGTCGAGCCACCTTCACGATGGAATTCGATCACTACGAACCGGCACCGAACAACATCGCCGAACAGGTCATGAAGAAGGCCTGA
- the rpsG gene encoding 30S ribosomal protein S7, protein MSRKGSHPARLVLPDPKHGSQLIARFINMVMKSGKKSVAEAIVYGALDHLGEKHAEPVQLVEKALGNIAPAVEVKSRRVGGATYQVPVEVRPGRRMALAMRWAIEAARKRGETSMPRKLAAELLEASENRGGAIKKREETHRMAEANKAFSHYRW, encoded by the coding sequence ATGTCGCGTAAAGGTTCACATCCCGCCCGTCTGGTCCTGCCCGATCCCAAGCACGGCAGCCAGCTCATCGCCCGTTTCATCAACATGGTGATGAAGAGCGGCAAGAAGTCCGTCGCCGAAGCCATCGTTTACGGTGCGCTCGACCATCTCGGCGAAAAACACGCCGAGCCGGTGCAGCTCGTCGAGAAGGCGCTGGGCAACATCGCGCCTGCCGTTGAGGTGAAGTCCCGTCGTGTCGGCGGCGCCACCTACCAGGTGCCGGTCGAAGTGCGTCCGGGTCGTCGTATGGCGCTGGCCATGCGTTGGGCGATCGAAGCTGCGCGCAAGCGCGGTGAAACGTCCATGCCGCGCAAGCTGGCTGCCGAGCTGCTGGAAGCTTCCGAAAATCGCGGCGGCGCGATCAAGAAGCGCGAAGAAACGCATCGTATGGCGGAAGCCAACAAGGCGTTCTCGCACTACCGCTGGTAA
- the rpsL gene encoding 30S ribosomal protein S12 has translation MTTVNQLVRKSRSPKSYKSASPALQSSPQRRGVCTRVYTTTPKKPNSALRKVAKVRLTNGYEVISYIGGEGHNLQEHSVVLIRGGRVKDLPGVRYHTVRGSLDCAGVTKRRQARSKYGAKRPKS, from the coding sequence ATGACGACAGTCAATCAGCTGGTGCGCAAATCCCGCAGCCCGAAGAGCTACAAGAGCGCTTCGCCGGCGCTGCAAAGCAGCCCGCAACGCCGCGGCGTCTGCACGCGCGTGTACACCACCACCCCCAAGAAGCCGAACTCGGCGCTGCGTAAGGTCGCCAAAGTGCGCCTGACCAACGGCTACGAAGTCATCAGCTACATCGGTGGTGAAGGCCATAATCTGCAAGAACACTCGGTCGTGCTCATCCGCGGCGGTCGTGTGAAGGACCTGCCGGGTGTGCGTTACCACACCGTTCGCGGCAGCCTCGACTGCGCTGGTGTCACCAAGCGCCGCCAGGCTCGTTCGAAGTACGGCGCCAAGCGTCCGAAGAGCTAA